One segment of candidate division WOR-3 bacterium DNA contains the following:
- a CDS encoding glycosyltransferase family 4 protein gives MNVLLINWRCPKNPLAGGAEVYAYEIFRRLAKKGFKITYLSERANLPDEEEIGGIRFLRRGGKNTFNFTVYRFLPRIVKENNFDLIIDDLNKIPFYSPYFIKEIPVLAILMHLFRKAVYKETSFLFATYVYLAENLIPWVYKDNYFAVLSESTKRDLLNLFKKDISERIRVIPPGIDTQFYQPDFNKKKEKIILHCGRLKRYKSTDHLLLATHLLFQKRRDFRVVIVGDGDDLMRLKKMTKELGMEAVVEFTGYIKEEEKLNLYQSAYFLVENSIKEGWGLIIVEANACGTPVIAARSPGLVDAVREGKTGLFYQYGDIKELSEKMAFLLDNEEMVDRMGKEGRMWAEKFSWEESAQKMEDLIRLVLAKR, from the coding sequence ATGAATGTTCTCTTAATCAATTGGCGCTGCCCAAAAAATCCCTTAGCCGGAGGGGCGGAGGTCTATGCTTATGAGATCTTCCGGAGATTGGCAAAAAAAGGGTTTAAGATAACCTACCTTTCGGAAAGAGCCAATCTGCCGGATGAGGAGGAAATAGGGGGGATAAGATTTTTAAGAAGGGGCGGAAAAAATACCTTCAATTTTACTGTGTATCGCTTCTTGCCCAGAATTGTTAAAGAAAATAACTTTGACTTAATCATTGATGACTTAAATAAAATACCCTTTTATTCTCCTTATTTTATAAAAGAGATTCCAGTCTTAGCCATCCTGATGCACCTCTTCCGGAAGGCGGTTTATAAAGAGACCTCTTTTTTATTTGCCACCTATGTCTACCTTGCGGAAAATCTCATCCCTTGGGTTTATAAGGATAATTACTTTGCGGTTCTTTCGGAAAGCACCAAAAGGGATTTGCTTAACTTATTTAAGAAGGATATTAGCGAAAGGATAAGGGTGATTCCACCCGGAATTGATACTCAGTTTTACCAACCGGATTTTAATAAGAAGAAAGAGAAGATTATTTTGCATTGCGGCCGGTTAAAGAGGTATAAATCAACCGACCATCTATTATTGGCAACTCATCTCCTATTTCAGAAGCGAAGGGATTTTCGGGTGGTGATTGTTGGGGATGGGGATGACTTAATGAGATTAAAAAAGATGACCAAAGAGTTAGGGATGGAGGCGGTTGTGGAGTTTACTGGTTATATAAAAGAGGAGGAGAAGTTAAATCTTTATCAATCCGCCTACTTTTTGGTTGAGAATTCCATTAAGGAGGGTTGGGGTCTAATTATTGTTGAGGCAAATGCCTGCGGCACACCGGTAATTGCTGCCCGCTCTCCTGGTTTGGTTGATGCGGTAAGAGAAGGAAAGACTGGACTTTTTTATCAATACGGTGATATTAAAGAGTTGAGCGAAAAGATGGCTTTTCTTCTTGACAATGAGGAGATGGTTGATAGAATGGGAAAGGAAGGGAGAATGTGGGCAGAAAAATTCTCCTGGGAGGAGTCGGCACAGAAGATGGAGGATTTGATAAGATTAGTTTTGGCGAAGAGATGA